CCACACAGCAAAACATCATCCTACCTCGTGGCCGGCCTGGCTGCGCacacccagagcagagcatgAGGGAGCAGTATGTATCTCAATGATGGGGATCCAGCATCTTTCGAGGGGCTGGGTCTTCTACTGCTCATGTCCGAAGCTTGCTTCCACTTGTCTCCTCCAAGGCCTTCCAACCCAGTCACACTCAGCAAGAATGGAAGTGAACACCAAGATACTCGGTGCCCATGCAAGTACCTCTTTCCCATCTGACAATGGTGCTGCTTGAATCTTGTGTTCTCCCTTCCTGCACACACATAATCGCAGTCCTGCTGAAACCACCTCCTTTCTAACCTCATTGCAAACCACATCAGAATAACTTGCTGAGACGAGAATAACTTGCGGAGAGCACACACTTTCACTAGCTGCTCCAAGGACCCCTCAAGATTTTGCCCATTCCTTTTTAAAGACTGCTGCACAACCTAGCCCCGACTCATTGGGATAAGTGACAGGCATCACTATGAGGAAGCTTCTCTTTAAtacactttgcttttcaaattatctgTGATCTTAAGCCCTCCTGAGCCGAAGTCTTTGACAGCATGTCACCCTTTGGCCAGAGAATGTGAGCGTGTTCTCCCCCCACTGTGATGTTCCCCTGGACTCCCTGTGGCTCACCCAAGCCAAGAGCACAAGATGTgggtgcctttctttgcagacctTCCTTCAAATCACAGGGCGTGATTGCCATCGCAGGCCAGGACTGCAGGAGCTTCGTCTTTCACAGTTCCACAAAGGCCAGGTCCACAAGGGCAGCTAAGCATCCACATGGCAGGTAACTTTTGTTATGCTATGCAACCAAGTGCTTTTTCCCATCTTCACCTGCCTGCGGTCAAATGAGGTTTTCTCAGCGGCAATCTCTGTCTGGTTTGGTCCTtggggaaagcttctggggtTTGGAGTTAGAGGAAGGATTTTATAGTGGGTGAATCACTTCATCCATAAGACGGCAAgggaagcacagctgaagagcgcaaaaggaaatggaagatcaGGAGAAAGTGGAACTTCCAGGGAACAGCAGTTGATGGAGGAGTGGATGGAAGAACGCATGAGGAAATGGCTGGCAAGGGAACTGCATCTGAGCTAGGTAACGGGTGAAATCCCAGCTTTTATCTGACACCGATCGGACAACAAACGCTACAGCAGCGGGTGGTGGTGGTGCCTGGCCTGCCGTGCAGGCGATGCGCTGCCAGAGCCTGAGCCGAGCACATAGGCCTCATCACCCCACTCAGAACTTGGGGTAAGTCACGGCCCCAGTCAGAACTTGGAGCCTGCGGGCCGAGGCTCTGCCTGCCCAAACGGCTCAGGAGAGGGTCCCATGGTGCCCAGTGAGGCGCCGCACGGGGCGTCATTAAGGTGTCAGCCTTTGAACGATAACAAGTCTGACGGGGCTGCTGCAAGTGGCACGGgtgattcccagtgctgctgttgtgctgcgAGACAGGCCACAGTGGGGGTTGTTAAAAGTTAAGgcttcttgttttgcaaagcagttacACGTCTGTTGGTGACAGTGTTAGGGACTGGCCATGCAGGGCCCCCAGGCAATGCTTGGTGAAGCTCCCGGGGCTGTGAGCAAAGCCAACACAACAACAGGCAGTTCCTCCTCGAAGACAAGGACAGATGAcgagctctgcttctctgccttccttggcCATGAGTAACCAGTAACATttggtctgcagctctgcccttctgccacagcctgaaggtctctgggcacggctgctgctggcatgggGATGCAGGCATGGCAGATGTGGTGGGGGAAGAAGGCTCCAAGTTTTTGCTGTGACTCCCACCTGCCTTTGGAAAGATCAAAACTGCCCCatttcttctcttgatgcatgAAAGGCGTAACCAAGAGGGCTCTTCCTGGCCACTAACTCTGGctcttcctgtgccctgtcccaGCAGATATGGGACTTTGTCCTCTCCCACTTTCCCATGTTGGCCATGATCATTCTCACTATAGGATCCAGGATCCTCTTCTGTCTAAAACATTGAATGACCAGCCATGTGCCACTGCTGACCCTCTTCCCTCTCAGcactcatttccttccttcctttgcatctgttttctctccattcaTGTGCCTGGAAGGCTCTGAAAATGCCTGATGCCATTTACAGCCGGTCTGAAGGTGCCCCGTCTGAGTGCCTTTGCTCTGCCCAAGCTTGTCCGCACTCACCTCCCCTGTTTGCTGGCCAGTCCCGCTGCTAAGGTTTCTCTGGCAGTGCCCCACGGAGTCGCCTACTTCCTGCAATCACCCCCATGCTGGAGAAAGAGCACGGTTCTTCTCATGTTATGAAGGACAAGGACAAACTTGCAGAGAGGACTGGAAGTCACTCCGCCAACGGGGCCATTAGCAGAGAGGCTGTAGGCAGTGGCAAGGCCTGGACTTTGAATGTTTCACAGTCAGCTTctgttctcccctcctccactCCAGTCTTGCCCCATAGCTAGAAAACATACCTTGCCATTAATCAAGTGCAGAATATGGTTGTAAAGAAAACGAGAAAGAAAACCCTTGTTGGAAAGAAGTGGCCAGAGAGATCCTCGcccttgaaaaatttgaaaattccttttttaaagacaagttgTAGTGCAGTTGTTTAAGACACCTCAGACTTGAGGATCAAACTTCAGGATACATTATTCCGCAGGCCTTTCTCATGCCAGGTTATCTTGTGCCGCACACCTCAAGaccagggaaggagagagcaaaagcACTGGCTATCCTTGGCTTGTTTTCAGATGTCCAGGTGTGGAGTGccttttttatcctttaattGACCCTTTTTTTGAGTAAATTTTTTATATCTCCTAGTATTGCAGCAGGTGACTTTGTTGCATCTGCAGCACTGATTATTTTCAGTCAGGAATACCTGCTTCTTTTATAAATTCCGCATAGTAGCAGCATTTACATCAGCAACAAGAAGCTGGTGGTGCCACAGAGACAATTTCCCCGGTGTCTTAGGGATGTGTTGGTATGGTACTTGTTGTGCCTGAAACAAGCTTAAAGACAGTGAGGGACGGATGTGTCTCTCCCCTTGTCTCCACTGGAAACCACCTCTGGAATGTATGGGTAGGACAAGATTGAAAGAAGAGTGTGTTTTAACCATTCCTTGAGCCAAAGCGTGTCATGTCCTGACTTTCTGTGAAATCCTGCAACGAGCTGGGTCACTTCTTTTTAACAGTTTTCGTTGGAATGCATTTTCCTATGGAAACCAGACAACACACTTCCCTGTGACACATgtgctcttcctttctcttccctctcgtcCCATGGAGATCCAGGGGAAACTGACTTCTGCCGAGACCTGTAGGATACATACTTCACATCCAGCAGACCATCTTGCAGTGtggaaatcaagaggaaaagTGGGGGACATTGAATACCGGTCACGGCCAGAAAGCACTTTTGCTGCCTTCCCAGGGTCCCGAGTGGGTAGATGCCCCATGGGAAGATCCCAGAGGAGGGCCTGTctccagctgggcagaaaggtGAGCAGACTGCTCAGGTTGGATCCAGAACCTGCGTGCTCTCAGACAGCCATGCAAAGCAAGGTGTGGAAAACACGGGCCGTCGGGCTCTGCATGGGCAGACAGCTGTGGGAGTTGGGGTTCGGGCTGCGAAGAGCTCAAGAGCTTTCgtgccctccccacccaggaAGGGGAAACGCAGCTGGACTGTGGGGCACTGGCTGTCTCTCCCGTACTCCCCCTTGGGTCGGcgcaagagaaagctccaggacgctctgctcttccagaaacattccccctcaccctcccttaCAGTCTGGGGGACAGcgatccctgcttcccccctaaACTACTGTCAGACCACATGCAAacctgagctggaggcaggagctgcccgTCAGGGCCAGTTGCCCTCCAGGCAggttcctgccctcctgctcagccagggctgctctacagcctcccccctcatccagctgtgtgcccttgtccagccaggagacGCCAGGCCAACACGCAGCACAAAAGGCCCCGCGTCCCGCATGGCACTGCAAAAGCTTTTATTGCACCTGTAGAGCACAGTGCCTTGCCCGTGTAGCAGCGCGTGCCTTGCCCGGGTGGTGTGGGGCAAGAGCTTCTGCTCCCTTCTcacttcacagcaggaaaggcacGGGCAGGCGCAGCCCTGTGCTTGGGGCGTCTCTTCTTACTGGTGGTCGTCCTCTTTCTGGAGGGTGAGCCCacgcgctggctgcgggggacaGTCCCGCCGCGGCGCCAGTGCACGCCGCCTCGTAGGAGCCGCTTGAGCGCGGAGCTCTCCCGCACGGCCGTCTGCAAGTGCGATGGAGAAAtgcactgctgcttgctcctcttggaaGCCCTGCCGGCCACGTCCATGGCCTGGCGCGTCACCCactgcagcaccgcagccaggaagACGGGGGCCTGGGCTCCAACGCGCTCCGCAAAGCGGCCGCTGCGCAGCTGCCGTTCCACGCGGCTGACGGGGAAGAGCAGCCCggcccgggaggagcgggagcagcggctCTTCCTGGGCTTTGCTTCGCTGCCTTCGGAGGGGCCCCCGGAGCCCGTCTCTTCGGTCTCCATCTCCTGCTCGGGCACCGTGCAGACCTCCTCTGCTCCCGACATGCCACTCGCAGCTCGCTCCGGTGTCTCTGCGCCGCGCCTGTCCGTGCCCGCCTGTCCTGGCCCTCCTTGCTGGCCCTGTCCGGtggctcctgtcgctgggctgggGTTGCCTGAGCTcatccccgccggcccggccaagCCCTGCCTACGGCCGACCCTGCTGTGGCCGAGTCCCTCGGAAgcagggctccggctccggctctctCCTGCGCGGACTGGGGCTCTTTGgtcctgggcagcgggagcacACGCTCTACATGGGTGGTGTGGACCAATAGGGAAGGACCTCCTCTGTGACCTCACCGCTCTGCTTGTGACATCATCTGCACTGGCCCTGCCCCGAGTGGATGAGCTCAGGGAGCAGCTTTGCTTCGCAGCTCCGCTCCCGTTTTCCGTGGCAGAGGCTTTCCCAGCGCTTGGCCCAGGGAGGATCCGCCACAAGGCCgtgcgctctcctctcctctgccttccgctccccgtccctgccctgcgacagctctgccttcagcccttgcctctccccttcagcccaaacccgcatggctgctcctggggagaggacttccttcccttcacccttcCCCATGTTGTGGGATCCCAgagccacaggttgcccagacatggGTCGAGTTGGGTCCTGTCTGTCAAGGCCTATCAGTATAGAAGGGTCATTAGTATGGGTCTCCTTCAGCCCAGCTGGTGATGGCCTCTCCTCAAagaacacagctcctgcagcttcatcAGTCCTATGTCACAGAGTTCCCCTCAGACCCCAAGTTAGCTCCACATCCATTTATGCTGCATTCAAGCTGAGACtgttggagagcacagctgggcTTGTGACTCTTCTCCTCGTGGACGCTTGGTGTGAAGTTAGGAACGCCTGTTCATGTGGAGTTTACCAGTTCTCTGAGCGCAGGGAAACAGACTGGCTCTCTCACACCCTTCCACTCTGTGGTGGTAGGCTAGACTCCCTaaagctgaagcacagccagagaaaaggacaagagtgactgtgacttgctcttgctattttgatttgctctctttgtcttggtgggagagacacaaagctgttgttaagtcgagccagggagctgctctgTCTCTGATTGCCCTCTGTGGGAAAGCATCTGCCCTAGCTACTCCACACAGCAAAACATCATCCTACCTCGTGGCCGGCCTGGCTGCGCacacccagagcagagcatgAGGGAGCAGTATGTATCTCAATGATGGGGATCCAGCATCTTTCGAGGGGCTGGGTCTTCTACTGCTCATGTCCGAAGCTTGCTTCCACTTGTCTCCTCCAAGGCCTTCCAACCCAGTCACACTCAGCAAGAATGGAAGTGAACACCAAGATACTCGGTGCCCATGCAAGTACCTCTTTCCCATCTGACAATGGTGCTGCTTGAATCTTGTGTTCTCCCTTCCTGCACACACATAATCGCAGTCCTGCTGAAACCACCTCCTTTCTAACCTCATTGCAAACCACATCAGAATAACTTGCTGAGACGAGAATAACTTGCGGAGAGCACACACTTTCACTAGCTGCTCCAAGGACCCCTCAAGATTTTGCCCATTCCTTTTTAAAGACTGCTGCACAACCTAGCCCCGACTCATTGGGATAAGTGACAGGCATCACTATGAGGAAGCTTCTCTTTAAtacactttgcttttcaaattatctgTGATCTTAAGCCCTCCTGAGCCGAAGTCTTTGACAGCATGTCACCCTTTGGCCAGAGAATGTGAGCGTGTTCTCCCCCCACTGTGATGTTCCCCTGGACTCCCTGTGGCTCACCCAAGCCAAGAGCACAAGATGTgggtgcctttctttgcagacctTCCTTCAAATCACAGGGCGTGATTGCCATCGCAGGCCAGGACTGCAGGAGCTTCGTCTTTCACAGTTCCACAAAGGCCAGGTCCACAAGGGCAGCTAAGCATCCACATGGCAGGTAACTTTTGTTATGCTATGCAACCAAGTGCTTTTTCCCATCTTCACCTGCCTGCGGTCAAATGAGGTTTTCTCAGCGGCAATCTCTGTCTGGTTTGGTCCTtggggaaagcttctggggtTTGGAGTTAGAGGAAGGATTTTATAGTGGGTGAATCACTTCATCCATAAGACGGCAAgggaagcacagctgaagagcgcaaaaggaaatggaagatcaGGAGAAAGTGGAACTTCCAGGGAACAGCAGTTGATGGAGGAGTGGATGGAAGAACGCATGAGGAAATGGCTGGCAAGGGAACTGCATCTGAGCTAGGTAACGGGTGAAATCCCAGCTTTTATCTGACACCGATCGGACAACAAACGCTACAGCAGCGGGTGGTGGTGCCTGGCCTGCCGTGCAGGCGATGCGCTGCCAGAGCCTGAGCCGAGCACATAGGCCTCATCACCCCACTCAGAACTTGGGGTAAGTCACGGCCCCAGTCAGAACTTGGAGCCTGCGGGCCGAGGCTCTGCCTGCCCAAACGGCTCAGGAGAGGGTCCCATGGTGCCCAGTGAGGCGCCGCACGGGGCGTCATTAAGGTGTCAGCCTTTGAACGATAACAAGTCTGACGGGGCTGCTGCAAGTGGCACGGgtgattcccagtgctgctgttgtgctgcgAGACAGGCCACAGTGGGGGTTGTTAAAAGTTAAGgcttcttgttttgcaaagcagttacACGTCTGTTGGTGACAGTGTTAGGGACTGGCCATGCAGGGCCCCCAGGCAATGCTTGGTGAAGCTCCCGGGGCTGTGAGCAAAGCCAACACAACAACAGGCAGTTCCTCCTCGAAGACAAGGACAGATGAcgagctctgcttctctgccttccttggcCATGAGTAACCAGTAACATttggtctgcagctctgcccttctgccacagcctgaaggtctctgggcacggctgctgctggcatgggGATGCAGGCATGGCAGATGTGGTGGGGGAAGAAGGCTCCAAGTTTTTGCTGTGACTCCCACCTGCCTTTGGAAAGATCAAAACTGCCCCatttcttctcttgatgcatgAAAGGCGTAACCAAGAGGGCTCTTCCTGGCCACTAACTCTGGctcttcctgtgccctgtcccaGCAGATATGGGACTTTGTCCTCTCCCACTTTCCCATGTTGGCCATGATCATTCTCACTATAGGATCCAGGATCCTCTTCTGTCTAAAACATTGAATGACCAGCCATGTGCCACTGCTGACCCTCTTCCCTCTCAGcactcatttccttccttcctttgcatctgttttctctccattcaTGTGCCTGGAAGGCTCTGAAAATGCCTGATGCCATTTACAGCCGGTCTGAAGGTGTCCCGTCtgagtgcctctgctctgcccaagctTGTCCGCACTCACCTCCCCTGTTTGCTGGCCAGTCCCGCTGCTAAGGTTTCTCTGGCAGTGCCCCACGGAGTCGCCTACTTCCTGCAATCACCCCCATGCTGGAGAAAGAGCACGGTTCTTCTCATGTTGTGAAGGACAAGGACAAACTTGCAGAGAGGACTGGAAGTCACTCCGCCAACGGGGCCATTAGCAGAGAGGCTGTAGGCAGTGGCAAGGCCTGGACTTTGAATGTTTCACAGTCAGCTTctgttctcccctcctccactCCAGTCTTGCCCCATAGCTAGAAAACATACCTTGCCATTAATCAAGTGCAGAATATGGttgtaaagaaaatgagaaagaaaaccctTGTTGGAAAGAAGTGGCCAGAGAGATCCTCGcccttgaaaaatttgaaaattccttttttaaagacaagttgTAGTGCAGTTGTTTAAGACACCTCAGACTTGAGGATCAAACTTCAGGATACATTATTCCGCAGGCCTTTCTCATGCCAGGTTATCTTGTGCCGCACACCTCAAGaccagggaaggagagagcaaaagcACTGGCTATCCTTGGCTTGTTTTCAGATGTCCAGGTGTGGAGTGccttttttatcctttaattGACCCTTTTTTTGAGTAAATTTTTTATATCTCCTAGTATTGCAGCAGGTGACTTTGTTGCATCTGCAGCACTGATTATTTTCAGTCAGGAATACCTGCTTCTTTTATAAATTCCCCATAGTAGCAGCATTTACATCAGCAACAAGAAGCTGGTGGTGCCACAGAGACAATTTCCCCGGTGTCTTAGGGATGTGTTGGTATGGTACTTGTTGTGCCTGAAACAAGCTTAAAGACAGTGAGGGACGGATGTGTCTCTCCCCTTGTCTCCACTGGAAACCACCTCTGGAATGTATGGGTAGGACAAGATTGAAAGAAGAGTGTGTTTTAACCATTCCTTGAGCCAAAGCGTGTCATGTCCTGACTTTCTGTGAAATCCTGCAACGAGCTGGGTCACTTCTTTTTAACAGTTTTCGTTGGAATGCATTTTCCTATGGAAACCAGACAACACACTTCCCTGTGACACATgtgctcttcctttctcttccctctcgtcCCATGGAGATCCAGGGGAAACTGACTTCTGCCGAGACCTGTAGGATACATACTTCACATCCAGCAGACCATCTTGCAGTGtggaaatcaagaggaaaagTGGGGGACATTGAATACCGGTCACGGCCAGAAAGCACTTTTGCTGCCTTCCCAGGGTCCCGAGTGGGTAGATGCCCCGTGGGAAGATCCCAGAGGAGGGCCTGTctccagctgggcagaaaggtGAGCAGACTGCTCAGGTTGGATCCAGAACCTGTGTGCTCTCAGACAGCCATGCAAAGCAAGGTGTGGAAAACACAGGCCGTCGGGCTCTGCATGGGCAGACAGCTGTGGGAGTTGGGGTTCGGGCTGCCATGAGCTCAAGAGCTTTCgtgccctccccacccaggaAGGGCAAACGCAGCTGGACTGTGGGGCACTGGCTGTCTCTCCCGTACTCCCCCTTGGGTCGGcgcaagagaaagctccaggacgctctgctcttccagaaacattccccctcaccctccctcACAGTCTGGGGGACagatccctgcttcccccctaaACTACTGTCAGACCACATGCAAacctgagctggaggcaggagctgcccgTCAGGGCCAGTTGCCCTCCAGGCAggttcctgccctcctgctcagccagggctgctctacagcctcccccctcatccagctgtgtgcccttgtccagccaggagacGCCAGGCCAACACGCAGCACAAAAGGCCCCGCGTCCCGCATGGCACTGCAAAAGCTTTTATTGCACCTGTAGAGCACAGTGCCTTGCCCGTGCAGCAGCGCGTGCCTTGCCCGGGTGGTGTGGGGCAAGAGCTTCTGCTCCCTTCTcacttcacagcaggaaaggcacGGGCAGGCGCAGCCCTGTGCTTGGGGCGTCTCTTCTTACTGGTGGTCGTCCTCTTTCTGGAGGGTGAGCCCacgcgctggctgcgggggacaGTCCCGCCGCGGCGCCAGTGCACGCCGCCTCGTAGGAGCCGCTTGAGCGCGGAGCTCTCCCGCACGGCCGTCTGCAAGTGCGATGGAGAAAtgcactgctgcttgctcctcttggaaGCCCTGCCGGCCACGTCCATGGCCTGGCGCGTCACCCactgcagcaccgcagccaggaagACGGGGGCCTGGGCTCCAACGCGCTCCGCAAAGCGGCCGCTGCGCAGCTGCCGGTCCACGCGGCTGACGGGGAAGAGCAGCCCggcccgggaggagcgggagcagcggctCTTCCTGGGCTTTGCTTCGCTGCCTTCGGAGGGGCCCCCGGAGCCCGTCTCTTCGGTCTCCATCTCCTGCTCGGGCACCGTGCAGACCTCCTCTGCTCCCGACATGCCACTCGCAGCTCTCTCCGGTGTCTCTGCGCCGCGCCTGTCTGTGCCCGCCTGTCCTGGCCCTCCTTGCTGGCCCTGTCCGGtggctcctgtcgctgggctgggGTTGCCTGAGCTcatccccgccggcccggccaagCCCTGCCTACGGCCGACCCTGCTGTGGCCGAGCCCCTTCGGAAgcagggctccggctccggctctctCCTGCGTGGACTGGGGCTCTTTGgtcctgggcagcgggagcacACGCTCTACTTGGGTGGTGTGGACCAATAGGGAAGGACCTCCTCTGTGACCTCACCGCTCTGCTTGTGACATCATCTGCACTGGCCCTGCCCCGAGTGGATGAGCTCAGGGAGCAGCTTTGCTTCGCAGCTCCGCTCCCGTTTTCCGTGGCAGAGGCTTTCCCAGCGCTTGGCCCAGGGAGGATCCGCCACAAGGCCgtgcgctctcctctcctctgccttccgctccccgtccctgccctgcgacagctctgccttcagcccttgcctctccccttcagcccaaacccgcatggctgctcctggggagaggacttccttcccttcacccttcCCCATGTTGTGGGATCCCAgagccacaggttgcccagacatggGTCGAGTTGGGTCCTGTCTGTCAAGGCCTATCAGTATAGAAGGGTCATTAGTATGGGTCTCCTTCAGCCCAGCTGGTGATGGCCTCTCCTCAAagaacacagctcctgcagcttcatcAGTCCTATGTCACAGAGTTCCCCTCAGACCCCAAGTTAGCTCCACATCCATTTATGCTGCATTCAAGCTGAGACtgttggagagcacagctgggcTTGTGACTCTTCTCCTCGTGGACGCTTGGTGTGAAGTTAGGAACGCCTGTTCATGTGGAGTTTACCAGTTCTCTGAGCGCAGGGAAACAGACTGGCTCTCTCACACCCTTCCACTCTGTGGTGGTAGGCTAGACTCCCTaaagctgaagcacagccagagaaaaggacaagagtgactgtgacttgctcttgctattttgatttgctctctttgtcttggtgggagagacacaaagctgttgttaagtcgagccagggagctgctctgTCTCTGATTGCCCTCTGTGGGAAAGCATCTGCCCTAGCTACTCCACACAGCAAAACATCATCCTACCTCGTGGCCGGCCTGGCTGCGCacacccagagcagagcatgAGGGAGCAGTATGTATCTCAATGATGGGGATCCAGCATCTTTCGAGGGGCTGGGTCTTCTACTGCTCATGTCCGAAGCTTGCTTCCACTTGTCTCCTCCAAGGCCTTCCAACCCAGTCACACTCAGCAAGAATGGAAGTGAACACCAAGATACTCGGTGCCCATGCAAGTACCTCTTTCCCATCTGACAATGGTGCTGCTTGAATCTTGTGTTCTCCCTTCCTGCACACACATAATCGCAGTCCTGCTGAAACCACCTCCTTTCTAACCTCATTGCAAACCACATCAGAATAACTTGCTGAGACGAGAATAACTTGCGGAGAGCACACACTTTCACTAGCTGCTCCAAGGACCCCTCAAGATTTTGCCCATTCCTTTTTAAAGACTGCTGCACAACCTAGCCCCGACTCATTGGGATAAGTGACAGGCATCACTATGAGGAAGCTTCTCTTTAAtacactttgcttttcaaattatctgTGATCTTAAGCCCTCCTGAGCCGAAGTCTTTGACAGCATGTCACCCTTTGGCCAGAGAATGTGAGCGTGTTCTCCCCCCACTGTGATGTTCCCCTGGACTCCCTGTGGCTCACCCAAGCCAAGAGCACAAGATGTgggtgcctttctttgcagacctTCCTTCAAATCACAGGGCGTGATTGCCATCGCAGGCCAGGACTGCAGGAGCTTCGTCTTTCACAGTTCCACA
The window above is part of the Opisthocomus hoazin isolate bOpiHoa1 chromosome 1, bOpiHoa1.hap1, whole genome shotgun sequence genome. Proteins encoded here:
- the LOC142361084 gene encoding histone H2A type 1-like, which codes for MSSGNPSPATGATGQGQQGGPGQAGTDRRGAETPERAASGMSGAEEVCTVPEQEMETEETGSGGPSEGSEAKPRKSRCSRSSRAGLLFPVSRVDRQLRSGRFAERVGAQAPVFLAAVLQWVTRQAMDVAGRASKRSKQQCISPSHLQTAVRESSALKRLLRGGVHWRRGGTVPRSQRVGSPSRKRTTTSKKRRPKHRAAPARAFPAVK